From a single Bacillus sp. NEB1478 genomic region:
- a CDS encoding DNA polymerase thumb domain-containing protein, giving the protein MNYDEYPKRTIMCMDMKSFYASCAAVRLGLNPLTCYLAVVGDTERQGSVVLAASPQLKADFGIRTGNRLFEIPKNKNIVVVNAQMAFFLERSMEITKLLHRYVPPESIHTYSVDESFLQADGTERLWGSAANLAQKIRRDIWREFGLPCAIGIGPNMLLSKLCLDLEAKKKGVAEWTYEDVRNKLWPLSPLSQMWGIGSRVERTLNRMGIVTVGDLAHYPLELLEKKFGIMGNQLYYHAWGIDLSEIGAPILQGQISYGKSQILLRDYTDITEIKHVMLEMCEEVARRARRAEKAGRTISLGVGYSKDEGGGGFHRSKTIDQPSNITMELYQVCLDLFQTFYQGQTVRKISIALSNVCEDAETQLTLFSLDHPQKRKIGYVMDSIRQKHGSNALLRAVSYTKGGTALHRSRLLGGHKA; this is encoded by the coding sequence ATGAACTATGATGAATACCCAAAACGGACGATTATGTGCATGGACATGAAAAGTTTCTATGCCAGCTGTGCTGCTGTCCGTCTAGGCTTAAATCCGCTCACTTGTTATTTGGCGGTTGTAGGGGACACTGAGAGGCAAGGCAGCGTCGTTCTTGCAGCTTCTCCTCAGCTAAAAGCAGATTTCGGTATCCGGACTGGAAACCGTTTGTTTGAAATTCCTAAAAACAAAAATATTGTTGTAGTGAACGCTCAGATGGCGTTCTTTCTGGAGCGGTCGATGGAAATTACGAAGCTTCTGCATCGCTATGTGCCTCCTGAATCCATTCACACATATAGTGTGGATGAGAGTTTTCTTCAGGCAGATGGCACAGAAAGACTATGGGGAAGTGCTGCGAATTTAGCTCAAAAAATACGCAGAGATATTTGGAGGGAGTTTGGGTTGCCTTGTGCGATCGGAATAGGACCGAATATGCTGCTTTCTAAACTATGCTTGGATTTAGAGGCTAAAAAAAAGGGTGTAGCGGAATGGACATATGAGGATGTGAGAAACAAACTTTGGCCGCTTTCTCCGCTTAGTCAGATGTGGGGAATCGGATCACGGGTTGAGCGTACTTTAAACAGAATGGGGATTGTGACAGTCGGCGACTTGGCGCATTATCCGCTCGAGCTTTTAGAAAAAAAATTCGGCATTATGGGAAACCAGCTTTACTATCATGCTTGGGGAATAGATTTATCCGAAATAGGGGCTCCCATTTTGCAAGGGCAGATCAGTTATGGAAAAAGTCAGATTTTACTGCGGGACTATACAGATATTACAGAAATTAAGCACGTTATGCTGGAAATGTGCGAGGAGGTAGCAAGACGCGCCAGAAGAGCAGAAAAGGCAGGGCGGACGATCAGCCTGGGGGTAGGATACAGCAAGGATGAAGGAGGCGGCGGTTTTCATCGTTCTAAGACGATTGATCAGCCGTCAAATATTACAATGGAACTTTACCAAGTTTGCCTGGATTTGTTTCAAACTTTTTACCAAGGACAGACGGTACGGAAGATTTCCATCGCTCTGTCGAATGTTTGTGAGGATGCAGAAACCCAATTGACCCTTTTTTCTTTAGATCATCCTCAAAAGCGGAAAATAGGTTATGTAATGGATTCCATCCGGCAAAAACACGGTTCCAATGCTCTCTTGCGTGCAGTTTCTTATACGAAGGGCGGAACTGCCCTGCACAGAAGCCGTCTTCTAGGCGGACATAAGGCATAA
- a CDS encoding YolD-like family protein, with amino-acid sequence MIRDRGTIKWTAMMLPEHVKMLREHQNGLSYGKKPVLDEQKYEEFNETICMAMEDSSPLKFTFYQKGEIKQLAGHVHYVDELKKQLRIMDERAEVKLLNMADIIDIDIDISHP; translated from the coding sequence ATGATTCGCGACAGAGGAACAATTAAATGGACGGCAATGATGCTGCCTGAACATGTGAAGATGCTGAGAGAGCATCAAAATGGCTTGAGTTATGGAAAGAAGCCGGTTCTCGATGAACAAAAATATGAGGAATTTAATGAAACAATCTGTATGGCGATGGAGGATAGCAGTCCGCTGAAGTTTACATTTTATCAAAAAGGGGAAATCAAACAGCTCGCGGGTCATGTTCACTATGTAGATGAATTGAAAAAGCAGCTGCGCATTATGGATGAAAGAGCTGAGGTTAAGCTTTTAAACATGGCAGATATTATTGATATTGATATTGATATCAGTCATCCATAA
- a CDS encoding ZIP family metal transporter: MEAALIGSVLSALATGLGAVPVLFWSHVTHRFRDILLALTAGIMVAASTFSLIPQALKLSNLYVLTIGISLGTLTLMLLEKFVPHVDLDHSRIFKGIDSKAALIIAAITLHNLPEGLSVGVSYASNNTGLGGLIAFAIGLQNAPEGLLVALFLIHQKMNRFKAFVIATLTGAVEIITAMLGFLLTSYVENLVPYGLSFAAGAMLFIVYKELIPESHGDGHARSATISFIAGLLIMIYLTEIFG; encoded by the coding sequence ATGGAAGCTGCATTAATCGGAAGTGTTTTATCTGCATTAGCAACCGGTCTCGGTGCTGTGCCCGTTCTTTTCTGGTCACATGTTACTCATCGGTTTCGTGATATATTACTTGCTCTCACAGCAGGTATTATGGTTGCTGCATCAACGTTCAGCTTAATACCCCAAGCCTTGAAATTATCAAATCTCTATGTACTTACGATCGGAATTTCGTTGGGTACTTTAACTTTAATGCTTTTAGAAAAATTTGTTCCGCATGTAGACTTGGATCATTCCAGAATTTTTAAAGGGATTGATTCAAAAGCTGCCTTAATAATTGCTGCAATCACGCTGCATAACTTGCCAGAAGGTCTTTCAGTCGGTGTCAGCTATGCAAGTAACAATACTGGCCTTGGCGGGTTGATCGCATTTGCGATAGGTCTTCAGAACGCACCTGAAGGACTGCTCGTAGCCCTCTTCTTAATTCATCAAAAAATGAATAGATTTAAAGCTTTCGTGATTGCTACATTAACAGGGGCAGTTGAAATCATTACCGCCATGCTAGGCTTCTTGCTGACTTCTTATGTTGAAAACCTTGTTCCATACGGATTATCTTTTGCCGCTGGCGCTATGCTTTTTATTGTGTATAAAGAACTTATTCCTGAAAGCCACGGTGACGGTCATGCGCGTTCAGCTACTATATCCTTTATTGCAGGACTCTTGATTATGATCTATTTAACTGAAATTTTCGGCTGA
- a CDS encoding N-acetylmuramoyl-L-alanine amidase yields the protein MKLLIIDPGHGGGDPGAVYKDNYEKKYNLELAKKIEAYLKNNYEVTVQLTRNSDADVSLDVRTDYANKEKADFYLSIHQNSGGGEGFESYVYNGVCSETKAIQNAIHAETAKVMQKYKVRNRGEKQANFHVLRETKMPAVLLEVVFIDNEQNMALLKRSDFQDEAAKAIAVGTAKALSLTEVSKVLYAVIVGAFEEKKNAEDRVSILAEKKISAFIDKVKIGSKTYYRVQTGAYGRRKNAEDQVLRIRSSGIKDAYVMVKGEEAQNPVPEPPKPDPKPERIPEPPKGLTIRGQSLLTADEMERFVRKVNPNAPTLADYYIEIGQVYGIRADTAYAQAVHETGYFRFQGSVKASQNNFAGIGATGKGESAVFKSPKEGVLAHIQHLFAYSSLEPAPAQFRIVDPRFQLIQRGSAAAWNQLNGTWAVPGTNYSMMILDIYRKMLADTKVPLEQRIEVIKNRIKEI from the coding sequence TTGAAGCTTTTAATAATTGATCCCGGTCATGGAGGAGGTGACCCGGGTGCGGTTTATAAAGACAACTATGAAAAAAAATACAACCTTGAACTAGCTAAGAAGATTGAGGCATATTTAAAGAACAACTACGAAGTAACAGTACAGCTAACGAGAAATTCAGATGCAGACGTTTCGTTAGATGTACGAACAGATTATGCAAACAAAGAGAAAGCCGATTTCTATTTGTCCATCCACCAAAACAGCGGCGGCGGAGAAGGTTTCGAAAGTTATGTATATAATGGTGTCTGCTCCGAAACAAAAGCAATCCAAAACGCAATACATGCAGAAACAGCCAAAGTTATGCAAAAATATAAGGTTAGAAACAGAGGGGAAAAGCAGGCAAATTTTCATGTGCTGCGCGAAACAAAAATGCCTGCTGTTTTATTGGAAGTAGTGTTTATCGATAATGAACAGAATATGGCTCTATTAAAAAGATCGGATTTTCAAGATGAGGCAGCAAAAGCAATAGCCGTTGGGACAGCAAAAGCATTATCACTAACAGAGGTTTCAAAGGTTCTATATGCAGTAATCGTGGGGGCATTTGAAGAGAAAAAGAATGCAGAGGACAGAGTTTCAATCTTGGCAGAGAAAAAGATATCTGCTTTTATAGATAAGGTGAAAATCGGAAGCAAAACGTATTACAGAGTGCAAACAGGTGCTTATGGAAGACGGAAAAATGCAGAAGACCAAGTACTGAGAATCAGGTCGTCAGGAATAAAAGATGCTTATGTGATGGTGAAGGGTGAAGAGGCTCAAAATCCCGTACCCGAACCGCCAAAGCCAGACCCGAAACCTGAACGAATACCCGAACCGCCAAAAGGATTAACGATAAGAGGACAATCATTGCTCACTGCAGATGAAATGGAGAGATTCGTTAGAAAAGTAAATCCGAATGCTCCTACATTGGCAGATTATTATATTGAAATCGGACAAGTATACGGAATTAGAGCAGATACAGCTTATGCGCAGGCTGTTCATGAGACAGGCTACTTTCGTTTTCAAGGCAGTGTAAAGGCTTCTCAAAACAATTTTGCGGGAATCGGAGCAACTGGCAAGGGTGAATCAGCCGTATTTAAATCGCCAAAAGAAGGAGTTCTTGCACATATCCAGCATTTATTTGCATACTCTTCACTTGAACCGGCCCCTGCACAATTTCGAATAGTCGATCCTAGGTTTCAATTGATTCAAAGGGGAAGTGCCGCAGCATGGAATCAATTAAACGGGACATGGGCCGTACCTGGTACAAACTATAGCATGATGATATTGGATATTTATCGGAAAATGCTAGCAGATACAAAAGTACCGCTTGAACAAAGAATTGAAGTCATTAAAAATCGAATAAAAGAAATTTAA
- a CDS encoding HPr family phosphocarrier protein — MIVKATEPIYAKSAAKLVAVTGSFKESVYLKKGDRTADGKSFLGIIALSIYPDDPVEIICDPPSIQLEEKLLSSGLFKSFNS, encoded by the coding sequence GTGATTGTTAAAGCAACAGAGCCTATTTATGCAAAATCTGCTGCAAAACTAGTTGCAGTTACAGGAAGTTTCAAAGAGTCCGTTTATCTAAAAAAAGGTGACCGTACAGCTGATGGAAAAAGTTTTCTAGGCATTATAGCCCTATCCATCTACCCGGATGACCCAGTTGAAATCATTTGTGATCCACCTTCGATTCAACTTGAAGAAAAGTTGTTATCATCAGGACTTTTCAAGAGTTTTAATAGCTAG
- a CDS encoding TVP38/TMEM64 family protein yields the protein MKISKKWLFIILCTTIILLLIFWLQRNYKQFSPSDFRDWIMTWGLLAPILFIVLYTLRPFVLFPSSIFAITSGLSFGFYWGCLYTYLGSLGGGLITYFAINRLGRFKKSKQWKNERYEKIRSKIENEGFRYVLLLRLLPVLNYDLVSYLTSITNIKFKDYAAATAIGIIPGTLAYTYLGTSMTAGSKEVVWIGTTLLFILVGIPMLFKRKMKAKIGL from the coding sequence ATGAAAATCAGTAAAAAATGGCTGTTTATTATTTTATGTACAACAATAATACTTTTATTAATTTTTTGGCTGCAAAGAAACTATAAACAATTCAGTCCGAGTGATTTTAGAGATTGGATTATGACATGGGGACTGCTGGCACCGATTTTATTTATTGTACTTTATACGCTTAGACCGTTTGTACTGTTTCCGTCATCCATATTTGCAATAACGAGCGGGCTTTCTTTTGGGTTTTATTGGGGATGTCTATATACATATCTCGGTTCTCTTGGAGGAGGTTTAATCACATACTTTGCTATTAATCGGTTAGGGCGCTTTAAGAAAAGCAAACAATGGAAGAATGAACGATATGAGAAAATACGCAGTAAAATTGAAAATGAAGGGTTTAGGTACGTATTGCTGCTGAGACTGCTTCCAGTACTTAATTATGATCTCGTAAGTTATTTAACTTCAATCACAAATATAAAATTTAAAGATTATGCGGCTGCTACGGCGATTGGAATCATCCCTGGAACGCTTGCCTACACGTATCTCGGAACATCAATGACAGCTGGGAGCAAGGAAGTGGTGTGGATCGGAACAACCTTGCTCTTTATTCTAGTGGGAATACCAATGCTGTTTAAGAGGAAGATGAAGGCGAAAATCGGCTTATAA
- a CDS encoding HPr family phosphocarrier protein, with the protein MKQICSKKVKVSAKFTVNKALEIMQFIKDFNSQLFLSKNGMTVHATGLSQLVSFFLTLKEGDSFLYIIEGADAESAMDKMTNKMVY; encoded by the coding sequence ATGAAACAAATATGTTCAAAAAAAGTCAAAGTCAGCGCAAAATTCACTGTAAATAAAGCTCTTGAAATCATGCAGTTTATAAAAGATTTTAACAGTCAGCTATTTTTAAGCAAGAACGGCATGACAGTTCATGCAACAGGACTTTCTCAGCTTGTATCATTTTTTCTGACTTTAAAAGAAGGCGATTCCTTCCTATATATCATTGAAGGTGCAGATGCTGAATCAGCTATGGATAAAATGACGAATAAAATGGTTTATTAA
- a CDS encoding efflux RND transporter permease subunit gives MNWLTKFSLKNPVAIFIFSFLLVVGGVYSFTNLKVDLLPNVEFPQLTIQTVYPGASPEDVNNQITDKLEKELKQVEGVKSVKSTSLESVSVISLEFPFSANMDDVEDQVNSIIQDTELPENTEPEISRFSFGTIPIYNISLFPEKDGEDIQSFVGKELVPELKKIQGVNNVSVGGVKESFVSIQIDREKAQQAGISLNTIKEAINGKDLSFPAGTVTDDTITVPVRVEEAVETVSELKEISLTNSSQAPSSSKSGSSSSGPGSPGKSGAPVQQQAAPANGIKLGDIATIKESEDVNEITRFNQKASLSMAVTKKQDANTVEVAEKVIQTLNKSKYDDKLNYAIGFGQAEGIKDSVNTLVKEGLFGALFASLAVLIFLRNFRATIIAIISIPLSLLVSAIFLDQLDITLNIMTLGGMAVAVGRVVDDSIVVIENIFRRIRKSDGVYNQDELIIDSTKEILKAIVSSTITTVVVFLPLGLVGGVTGEFFLPFALTVVFALLASLLVAVTIVPILAKYAFKKVKPENNDGPLQRGYEKMIKSSLNHKFIVLFTSFVLLGGSFFLASKLGMVFLPNEEQKTLTVNIELPASTNITKTNEIALEVEDLLADRDTIKDVTAGIGSRDFQTGLKRQNVANYFINLKKGTNVEKEIKELESGIKEITNAKAKGTVISLQELSSGGPPSNNEVNIDLYSNDLNALDKAAGKVETYMKGLDSIKYVSNNFKDKQKQWAVSIDTKKAGELGVSGYAILGAVSDATKPVDVGELRLDGKEKSVKLEYDKSVQSLDEIKNLTIFSSKGPIKLSEVADVSEKETFTGIQKLDGKVYAQVSAQVKGDNVQKVTSDVIKGVNDKVDLPAGVSLEGGGGSEDTMDTFYDLGLAMLVAIGLVYLTMLITFGRARIPFIILSSLLFVPVGAIGGLYVIGEPLSVSAMIGVLMLIGIVTTNAIVLVDRIGQNRELKGMSVRDALLEAGKTRLRPILMTAFATIAALIPLALTTSSGTLISKGLAIVVIGGLTTSTLLTLIIVPVLYELFFRRQAKRENK, from the coding sequence ATGAACTGGTTAACAAAATTCAGCCTGAAAAATCCTGTTGCTATTTTCATCTTTTCATTTTTGTTAGTAGTTGGAGGAGTTTATTCTTTTACAAACTTAAAGGTGGATTTATTGCCTAATGTCGAGTTTCCCCAATTAACCATTCAGACAGTTTATCCTGGGGCATCACCTGAAGATGTTAATAACCAAATCACCGACAAACTTGAAAAAGAGTTAAAACAAGTTGAAGGTGTAAAATCTGTAAAAAGCACTTCTCTTGAAAGTGTTTCGGTAATCAGCCTCGAATTTCCTTTTTCAGCAAACATGGATGATGTAGAAGATCAAGTAAATTCCATTATTCAAGATACAGAATTACCAGAGAACACAGAGCCCGAGATTAGCCGCTTTTCTTTCGGAACGATACCCATTTATAACATTTCGCTTTTTCCGGAAAAAGACGGAGAAGACATCCAATCCTTTGTAGGCAAAGAACTCGTTCCTGAACTAAAGAAAATTCAAGGTGTGAACAATGTATCCGTCGGCGGGGTTAAAGAATCATTTGTGTCTATTCAAATTGATCGCGAAAAGGCCCAGCAAGCTGGCATTTCCCTAAATACGATTAAAGAAGCAATTAATGGCAAGGATCTTTCTTTTCCTGCAGGAACAGTAACTGATGACACAATAACTGTACCGGTGCGTGTTGAAGAAGCAGTCGAAACCGTTTCTGAATTAAAAGAAATTTCTTTAACAAACAGCAGCCAGGCTCCCTCGAGTTCAAAGTCAGGGTCATCTTCTTCTGGACCTGGTTCACCGGGCAAATCTGGAGCTCCCGTTCAACAGCAAGCGGCTCCTGCGAATGGAATTAAACTCGGTGATATTGCCACGATTAAAGAATCAGAAGATGTAAATGAAATTACCCGTTTCAATCAAAAAGCTTCACTATCAATGGCAGTAACTAAAAAACAAGATGCCAATACGGTTGAAGTAGCCGAAAAAGTGATCCAAACGTTAAACAAAAGCAAATATGATGATAAGTTAAATTACGCAATAGGGTTCGGTCAGGCAGAGGGTATAAAAGATTCCGTAAATACGCTCGTTAAAGAAGGCTTGTTTGGTGCATTGTTCGCCTCACTAGCTGTCCTTATCTTTTTACGGAACTTCCGTGCTACCATTATTGCGATTATATCCATCCCTTTATCATTGCTAGTTTCAGCGATTTTCTTAGATCAATTAGATATTACGCTGAACATTATGACTCTCGGCGGAATGGCTGTAGCTGTGGGCCGTGTTGTAGATGATAGTATTGTTGTTATTGAAAACATCTTTAGACGGATCAGAAAATCAGACGGTGTTTATAACCAGGATGAATTAATAATTGATTCAACTAAGGAAATTTTAAAAGCAATCGTGTCCTCTACCATCACTACTGTTGTTGTATTTTTACCGCTGGGACTTGTTGGCGGGGTAACGGGTGAATTTTTCCTCCCGTTTGCCTTAACAGTCGTTTTTGCACTACTCGCTTCTTTACTTGTTGCTGTCACAATCGTGCCTATACTCGCCAAGTATGCCTTTAAAAAGGTTAAACCGGAAAATAACGACGGACCACTTCAACGCGGTTACGAAAAAATGATTAAGTCTTCTCTTAATCATAAATTCATCGTTCTGTTTACATCATTTGTTCTGCTTGGAGGCTCCTTCTTCCTTGCATCAAAACTAGGAATGGTCTTCCTTCCGAATGAAGAACAAAAAACATTAACAGTGAATATCGAATTACCAGCAAGCACAAACATAACGAAGACAAACGAAATCGCATTAGAGGTAGAGGATCTCCTTGCCGATCGCGATACTATAAAAGACGTTACAGCTGGAATAGGCTCACGTGATTTCCAAACCGGCCTGAAAAGACAAAACGTAGCTAATTACTTTATTAATCTCAAAAAAGGCACCAATGTTGAAAAAGAAATAAAAGAACTAGAATCCGGCATCAAAGAGATTACAAATGCTAAAGCAAAAGGTACAGTCATCAGCCTGCAAGAGCTTTCGAGCGGCGGTCCCCCTTCTAACAATGAAGTGAACATTGATCTGTATTCCAATGATTTAAATGCTCTTGATAAAGCGGCAGGCAAAGTTGAGACGTATATGAAAGGTCTCGATTCTATCAAATATGTATCAAATAACTTTAAAGATAAACAAAAACAATGGGCTGTCTCCATTGATACGAAAAAAGCTGGCGAGTTAGGAGTTTCAGGCTATGCGATACTCGGCGCTGTCTCTGATGCTACAAAGCCTGTTGATGTCGGGGAACTTAGACTCGATGGAAAAGAAAAGAGCGTCAAACTGGAGTATGATAAATCCGTTCAATCCCTGGATGAAATTAAAAATTTAACCATTTTTAGCAGTAAAGGGCCGATAAAGCTTTCTGAAGTGGCTGATGTAAGTGAAAAAGAAACATTTACAGGCATTCAAAAGCTGGACGGAAAAGTTTATGCTCAAGTTTCCGCACAAGTAAAAGGTGATAACGTTCAAAAAGTAACGAGTGACGTTATTAAAGGTGTAAATGATAAAGTTGATCTTCCTGCTGGTGTTTCCCTCGAAGGCGGTGGCGGAAGCGAAGATACAATGGACACTTTTTATGATTTAGGCCTTGCAATGCTTGTAGCGATCGGGCTCGTATATTTAACGATGCTTATAACGTTCGGACGTGCCCGTATTCCATTTATCATTTTATCTTCATTACTCTTTGTTCCTGTAGGTGCTATCGGTGGACTTTACGTCATTGGCGAGCCGCTTTCTGTAAGTGCTATGATCGGAGTATTGATGCTGATCGGAATCGTTACAACGAATGCGATTGTATTAGTCGACCGTATTGGACAAAATCGCGAATTAAAAGGTATGTCAGTTCGTGATGCGTTGCTAGAAGCAGGCAAGACTCGATTGCGTCCGATTTTAATGACAGCATTTGCTACAATTGCTGCTTTGATCCCGCTTGCTCTAACAACGTCATCAGGTACACTGATTTCTAAAGGATTGGCAATCGTTGTTATTGGAGGACTTACCACATCCACTCTTTTAACATTGATTATCGTCCCAGTACTTTATGAATTATTTTTTAGACGCCAAGCAAAACGAGAAAATAAATAA
- a CDS encoding PadR family transcriptional regulator: protein MALRYALLGLLAKNEATGYELNQQFKETITHFWTAHHTQIYRELLKMEEERLAQSKTIQQNDFPDKKIYTITDKGFEQLLEWMLNKPVNIPKLKDDLLLRVSMFHFIPSEQAIAFLEKSKEHHQIGLMMTKKWQEENFPEGIYKENELGEYLTSEFGIRYMESWLSWCDWAIKVLEKKG from the coding sequence ATGGCGTTAAGGTATGCGCTGTTAGGATTATTAGCGAAAAATGAAGCTACGGGCTATGAACTGAATCAGCAATTTAAAGAAACCATTACTCATTTTTGGACAGCTCACCATACACAAATATATAGAGAACTGCTAAAAATGGAAGAAGAGAGACTTGCTCAATCCAAGACCATTCAACAAAATGATTTTCCAGATAAAAAAATATATACAATTACAGACAAGGGATTTGAGCAGTTGCTGGAATGGATGCTGAATAAGCCTGTAAATATTCCAAAACTTAAAGACGATCTATTGCTGAGAGTATCGATGTTTCATTTTATCCCATCTGAACAGGCAATCGCTTTTCTAGAAAAAAGCAAGGAGCACCATCAGATAGGACTGATGATGACGAAAAAGTGGCAAGAAGAAAATTTTCCGGAAGGCATTTATAAGGAAAATGAACTTGGAGAATATTTGACAAGTGAATTTGGAATACGTTATATGGAAAGCTGGTTGTCCTGGTGTGATTGGGCAATAAAAGTGTTAGAAAAGAAAGGATGA
- a CDS encoding iron-sulfur cluster biosynthesis family protein codes for MELTFTNAALIRLQQKMQGKTGYLKLKHDTEGCGCVVSGVAALVLVDKIEESDTKIQTNSLDLYLEYNTEVFFNEEMTIDTAAGNHFTLKSPNEMLNPAMKFYDQTAKNTDR; via the coding sequence ATGGAACTTACGTTTACAAATGCTGCATTGATTCGTTTACAGCAAAAAATGCAAGGAAAAACAGGTTATCTGAAGCTAAAGCATGACACTGAAGGCTGCGGGTGTGTAGTGAGTGGAGTTGCTGCCTTAGTTCTAGTTGATAAAATAGAAGAGTCCGATACAAAAATTCAAACGAATAGCCTGGATCTATATTTGGAATATAATACAGAAGTCTTTTTTAATGAAGAAATGACAATTGATACAGCAGCAGGAAATCATTTTACTTTGAAGAGCCCGAATGAAATGCTTAATCCAGCCATGAAATTTTATGATCAAACAGCAAAAAACACGGACCGATAA
- a CDS encoding hydroxymethylglutaryl-CoA lyase, protein MELPERVALIEVGPRDGLQNEKNFIPTKNKIEFISLLKDAGFQEMELTSFVSPKWVPQMQDAGDVIENCLDDLRNFVLAPNQKGIDMAAQAGIKHIAVFVGVSNSFNKKNINKTTEESMNELRPLIEDLKRKGYFIRACISTSFYCPFEGKIDEYEVLKVCQEFEGMGVDELSVADTIGMANPKECYELFSLLKHHLRATTLITAHFHDTRGMALANIFASMQAGIDRFDTSAGGLGGCPFAPGASGNVASEDVVYMLAQMGISTGIQLDKLLEAASYISPLLSKPVSSKQFKLQQNAVQK, encoded by the coding sequence ATGGAACTACCTGAAAGAGTCGCACTGATTGAAGTTGGTCCTCGTGATGGTCTGCAAAACGAGAAAAATTTTATTCCCACAAAAAATAAAATTGAATTTATTTCTCTTTTAAAAGATGCTGGTTTTCAGGAGATGGAACTGACTTCATTTGTATCACCCAAATGGGTTCCTCAAATGCAGGATGCTGGTGACGTAATCGAGAATTGCCTTGATGACTTGCGCAATTTTGTGCTTGCACCAAATCAAAAGGGTATTGATATGGCTGCTCAAGCCGGTATAAAGCATATTGCCGTTTTCGTCGGAGTCAGCAATTCCTTTAACAAAAAAAATATTAACAAAACGACTGAGGAAAGCATGAATGAACTGCGACCTCTCATCGAAGATTTAAAGCGAAAAGGGTATTTTATTAGAGCTTGCATATCAACTAGCTTTTATTGTCCTTTTGAAGGCAAAATCGATGAATATGAAGTTCTTAAAGTTTGTCAGGAATTCGAAGGAATGGGTGTGGACGAACTAAGTGTTGCAGATACAATCGGTATGGCAAACCCTAAAGAATGTTATGAGCTTTTCAGTTTATTAAAGCATCACCTGCGTGCTACTACATTAATTACAGCTCATTTTCATGATACGAGAGGAATGGCACTTGCTAATATTTTCGCAAGTATGCAAGCTGGAATCGACCGATTTGATACTTCAGCTGGAGGACTTGGAGGATGTCCATTTGCACCTGGTGCATCAGGAAACGTAGCTTCGGAGGATGTCGTTTATATGCTGGCTCAAATGGGAATATCAACAGGAATACAGCTTGATAAATTGCTAGAAGCTGCATCATACATCTCTCCCCTGCTCTCTAAACCAGTATCCAGTAAACAATTTAAATTACAGCAAAATGCTGTACAGAAATAA